Proteins from one Oscillatoria nigro-viridis PCC 7112 genomic window:
- a CDS encoding peptidylprolyl isomerase, translating into MESIAFLKVNNHTISLSQAVGYLKASGKFGMFLAEILRQHILEHELAEVEAIDIDTAELEQTIVNFRLEKQLLDQNSFQNWLVKNGITYDNFRQGITNEIKLDKLKTKISQPKLEAYYQQQKPFFDRVVLSRIIVSDRELADTLKAAISAGKNQFESLAREYSVSDDRVVNGMMGPVSRGTLPDILKNMVDIAKVGEILGPLEIEGGYGLFRVEQFLDASLEDPKVKQELQNQLFEQWLQEKLQSLEIKLEFK; encoded by the coding sequence ATGGAATCTATCGCTTTCTTAAAAGTCAACAACCACACTATTTCCCTCAGTCAAGCCGTTGGCTATCTCAAGGCTTCCGGGAAATTTGGAATGTTTCTCGCAGAAATCTTGCGCCAGCATATTCTCGAACACGAACTGGCTGAAGTTGAAGCTATCGATATTGACACAGCCGAGTTAGAACAAACGATTGTAAATTTTCGCCTCGAAAAGCAGTTACTCGACCAAAACTCTTTTCAAAACTGGCTGGTTAAAAATGGGATTACTTATGATAATTTTCGACAAGGAATCACCAATGAAATCAAGCTAGATAAGCTCAAAACTAAGATTAGCCAGCCCAAACTAGAGGCATATTACCAGCAGCAAAAGCCTTTCTTCGATCGCGTCGTTCTTTCCCGCATCATCGTCAGCGATCGAGAATTGGCCGACACGCTTAAAGCAGCAATTTCAGCAGGAAAAAATCAATTTGAAAGTCTAGCAAGAGAGTATTCTGTCAGCGATGACCGAGTAGTTAATGGGATGATGGGCCCAGTCAGTCGCGGCACTTTACCCGATATCCTCAAAAATATGGTAGATATTGCTAAAGTTGGAGAAATTCTGGGGCCTCTAGAAATTGAAGGCGGTTACGGTTTATTTCGCGTGGAACAATTCTTAGATGCTTCCTTGGAAGATCCAAAAGTCAAACAAGAACTGCAAAATCAGTTATTTGAGCAGTGGTTGCAAGAAAAGCTGCAAAGTTTGGAGATTAAATTAGAGTTTAAGTAA
- a CDS encoding type II toxin-antitoxin system VapC family toxin: MLDTNAIVALLQGNIQLIGLLKDADWIGVSVISKIEFLVFPGLTQDDRQLFEQFLQRVEILGLVAMDAVLIEKIIEIRQQHRLKLPDAVIAAMAIQNSASLVTADREFGKVTSLTVINW, from the coding sequence GTGTTGGATACGAATGCGATCGTTGCTTTGCTTCAAGGGAATATTCAACTCATTGGATTACTTAAAGATGCGGATTGGATTGGAGTTTCAGTTATTAGCAAAATTGAGTTTCTGGTATTTCCTGGGTTGACTCAAGACGATCGCCAGCTTTTCGAGCAGTTTCTGCAAAGAGTTGAAATTCTAGGTTTAGTGGCGATGGATGCTGTGTTGATTGAAAAAATCATTGAAATTCGCCAGCAACATCGCTTGAAACTACCGGATGCGGTTATTGCAGCAATGGCAATCCAAAATTCAGCAAGTTTGGTGACGGCAGATCGAGAGTTTGGAAAGGTAACAAGTTTGACGGTAATTAATTGGTAG